A window of Enoplosus armatus isolate fEnoArm2 chromosome 3, fEnoArm2.hap1, whole genome shotgun sequence contains these coding sequences:
- the znf740a gene encoding zinc finger protein 467 isoform X8: protein MCDKRFFQRYHLARHSLTHMGVKPYACTMCDKRFFQRYHLARHSLTHMGVKPFACTMCDMRFVQRYHLARHSLTHTGVKPYACSMCDMRFIQRNHLERHSLTHTGEKPFACDMCDMRFIQRYHLERHKRVHSGEKPYQCERCQQNFSRTDRLLRHRRLCQGRGVAKVENQPCCDPRPYPQEPPPAPPTWSPLHPPPGRLAV, encoded by the exons ATGTGTGACAAGAGGTTTTTTCAGCGCTACCACCTGGCGAGACACAGCCTCACTCATATGG GTGTGAAACCTTATGCTTGCACCATGTGTGACAAGAGGTTTTTTCAGCGCTACCACCTGGCGAGACACAGCCTCACTCATATGG GTGTGAAACCTTTTGCTTGTACCATGTGTGACATGAGGTTTGTTCAGCGTTACCACCTGGCAAGACACAGCCTCACTCATACGG gggtgaAGCCGTATGCTTGTTCCATGTGTGACATGAGGTTTATTCAGCGTAACCACCTGGAGAGACACAGCCTCACTCATACGG GAGAGAAGCCATTTGCTTGTGACATGTGTGATATGAGGTTTATCCAGCGCTACCATCTTGAGAGACACAAGCGTGTCCATAGTGGGGAGAAGCCTTACCAGTGTGAACGTTGCCAGCAG aACTTTTCACGGACAGACCGGCTGTTGCGGCATCGGCGGTTGTGCCAGGGTCGCGGCGTAGCCAAAGTAGAGAACCAGCCGTGCTGCGACCCCCGCCCCTACCCCCAAGAACCCCCGCCCGCACCCCCGACCTGGAGTCCCCTGCATCCCCCTCCAGGCCGGCTGGCGGTCTGA